One Anaerobaca lacustris DNA window includes the following coding sequences:
- a CDS encoding lipopolysaccharide biosynthesis protein has protein sequence MSVKLEQDTRFVRRGRDKAMMSPVGEIVEVLDTNGCAGPKVCIGGDLSVGSAPVHRVAQRILPAGLQQWALVFLDQGMRSASTFAAGLLLGRACARAEYGFYTLFFGILVSAAAFHAGLVGTPYVALSASKDERSRAAYLGSVVVFQTVLLLAAAFVLLVLALVEWVADVTPVPAVLYVCFAMALVSVLCRDFVRQLLLADLHVWSSLLLTVTVQTPMIVLLVVLYWTRVLGVGATFCTMAVCSAVPATLVLVRMRTRMRLERAVLAEHVRENWRLGRWLTARASVNLVAGPLYGWVLFASAGPAAVGLYGACMMPALFLSPMCQALSAFGLPKASRAATRGLPQVRRVVVAIAAALAVPLVLYCVGIYVFSEPLMRVLFAGKYVPAAGLLVLFSAEMAILVISSAADCGLTAIKHTEAGFVAEVLSAAITVVVGLPLVVLFGVWGVGLGLVASRLISRCYLWLCLLRLTGQGPFLARAAA, from the coding sequence ATGAGTGTGAAACTGGAGCAGGACACGCGGTTTGTTCGAAGGGGGCGCGATAAGGCGATGATGTCTCCGGTCGGCGAGATTGTCGAGGTATTGGACACAAACGGATGCGCCGGGCCAAAGGTGTGCATCGGCGGGGATCTGTCTGTCGGATCGGCGCCGGTGCACCGAGTTGCCCAGCGGATCCTGCCCGCGGGCCTTCAGCAATGGGCGTTGGTGTTTCTCGATCAGGGGATGAGGAGCGCGTCGACGTTTGCCGCTGGTTTGCTCCTTGGCCGGGCCTGTGCGAGGGCGGAATACGGCTTCTACACGCTGTTCTTCGGCATACTCGTATCGGCCGCTGCCTTTCACGCCGGCCTGGTCGGGACACCCTATGTCGCCTTGTCTGCGTCCAAGGACGAACGATCGCGAGCAGCGTATCTCGGCAGTGTCGTTGTGTTTCAGACGGTCCTGCTGCTGGCAGCCGCCTTCGTGCTTCTCGTACTGGCGCTTGTGGAGTGGGTCGCCGACGTGACTCCGGTTCCTGCGGTGCTGTATGTATGCTTCGCCATGGCATTGGTTTCTGTGCTGTGTCGCGACTTCGTGCGTCAGCTTCTTCTGGCGGATCTTCACGTATGGAGCAGCCTGCTTCTGACCGTGACCGTTCAGACGCCGATGATCGTCCTGCTCGTCGTGCTGTACTGGACGCGCGTCCTGGGTGTTGGGGCGACCTTCTGCACGATGGCTGTCTGCTCTGCTGTTCCGGCCACTCTCGTTCTTGTCAGAATGCGTACCCGGATGCGCCTGGAGCGAGCGGTCCTGGCCGAACACGTGCGTGAGAACTGGCGGCTTGGACGATGGTTGACGGCGCGGGCTTCCGTCAATCTGGTGGCTGGACCTCTCTACGGGTGGGTCCTTTTTGCCTCGGCGGGGCCCGCTGCGGTCGGGCTGTATGGTGCATGCATGATGCCGGCGCTGTTCCTTTCGCCGATGTGCCAGGCGCTTTCTGCCTTTGGGCTTCCGAAGGCGTCTCGCGCCGCCACGAGAGGGCTGCCTCAGGTCCGTCGTGTGGTGGTGGCGATCGCGGCCGCGTTAGCCGTGCCTCTGGTTTTGTACTGTGTGGGCATCTATGTATTTTCCGAGCCGCTCATGCGAGTGCTGTTTGCGGGGAAGTACGTGCCTGCCGCTGGTTTGCTTGTCTTGTTCAGTGCGGAGATGGCGATCCTCGTGATATCCTCTGCCGCTGATTGTGGCCTGACCGCAATCAAGCATACGGAGGCGGGCTTCGTTGCCGAGGTGCTCTCAGCGGCAATCACGGTTGTCGTCGGGCTGCCCCTGGTGGTCCTGTTCGGCGTGTGGGGCGTTGGACTGGGCCTTGTGGCCTCACGTCTGATCAGCAGGTGTTATCTCTGGCTCTGTCTGCTCCGCCTCACGGGGCAGGGGCCTTTCCTTGCACGCGCGGCGGCCTGA